In Mycoplasmopsis cynos, the following are encoded in one genomic region:
- a CDS encoding family 20 glycosylhydrolase, with protein sequence MSKKFYVLNTLIGASIIVPMITISQSNTIKNKNEIKDNKSKNIALFKKVESSSVNDTVTVGPEKVVDGKKNTYWLSDRFEDAPIGGKTQSGQSKAKDGKGSWLLIDLGEKQKVGSFQIFLDRDNISEYEIYASDTKENIDKQKNKVYSWKKSDNDLEQLVLFGNFKQVKENVQFVKFKALKWQKQGRTQVFKNEFEKRKLKNSIYVNEFELYADAMNLDKNPYKILQKYENWNPEYDSTKKQIKLPDRIDLETTKIKADYEQIVDENGKVTQPLTDKDVEILLVHTDENGRRYPLKPKKPKITIPGLHKQQDNKNQKPKVAVEIAEWWSDSSEKLKIKDNLKVFVKGNLSPEIKKILDEFKKDYKALFNKELSYQSFDKDAELKNNVILDLSNKNINGFDNETYKMSIEDNVIITATHKTGANWATRTFLQMLLLDKDFSIPKGIMKDYPKYKVRGFSIDVGRKPISMQLLKDIVKQMSWYKLNELQVHLSDNLIQLDDYSSEKNTEKDIENSFNAYSGWRLESSKYKEINGKKHYLHNEDYHYTKKEFKEFMNYAHEYGVNIVPELDFPAHALSITKIWKKFAIKQFNDKSQYGSLHKPLTDHIDIKKEGAKKLIKEILDDYTKDGAIFDKASGTTVHMGADEFYVDHDAYYDFVNEMFKYFIDKGIQVRLWGSFSAFRSKTRFIKPEYRDKVQMSIWNIGFSHPQDMYNDGYNIINVIDSPGYIVPDGEGQKGPYKDFLDNSKVYQEYEANTYLWLNGKVEHKVELPSGSDQVLGGMFALWGDKLLDTRATGLNEYDLYERFKDAAPYYATKLWGIGSDGLDSDFEDYKNNIVNKLGQAPGINPEHKISLNKNQRQYFKYDFKGKTKEEKLLDKTGDFGILNLSNNVELVDDEGINALKINDKTSKVNLNLGLIGFDNKISFKIKRSKPKTDQEEEVIFSADAPYGQIAIKAKQKGSKNFGFSRELMDYTFNYELPYDKWVNIELVSEFDKDKKLAKTKLFVDGKETGGEAIGTNGSMKYNYNTNKPEIHTFKNSSLFLPLDYIGDGKNTFSRLITDIEHVSKFKDDKNKTKYEALDKIQPKLTTVKVNKVEINDINISNIDEAKYDYQSKILHKYSDFIVVNITISDKTNKDIFISKNFALTLHSTELAQTKQTIEAIKGSSEYNELLKSLNKEETTIEQLNSINLRANEILKNQKQKTFNLLNQLKNDNNLKPELKNKLDQAKSYNELLELNKEISKALEQQNLKSIEKPKEPQKPKTPDKPIDKPKTQNKKTKEISKKSISGIIIGIIVSIITLLLIISGIYFIKTKKNKNKN encoded by the coding sequence ATGTCAAAAAAATTTTATGTATTAAACACTTTGATAGGAGCTAGTATTATAGTTCCAATGATCACTATTTCACAAAGCAATACAATAAAAAATAAAAATGAAATTAAGGATAACAAAAGTAAAAATATTGCCCTTTTTAAAAAAGTTGAATCAAGTTCAGTTAATGATACTGTAACAGTTGGACCAGAGAAAGTAGTGGATGGTAAGAAAAATACTTATTGACTATCAGATAGGTTTGAAGATGCTCCGATCGGCGGAAAAACCCAAAGTGGTCAAAGTAAAGCAAAAGACGGAAAAGGATCTTGATTATTAATTGATCTAGGCGAAAAACAAAAAGTAGGCTCATTTCAAATATTCCTAGATAGAGATAATATTTCTGAATATGAAATTTACGCCTCAGATACAAAGGAAAATATTGATAAACAAAAAAATAAAGTATATAGTTGAAAAAAGTCTGATAATGATTTAGAACAATTAGTATTATTTGGCAACTTCAAACAAGTCAAAGAAAATGTCCAATTTGTTAAATTTAAAGCATTAAAGTGACAAAAACAAGGCAGAACACAGGTTTTTAAAAATGAATTTGAAAAAAGAAAATTAAAAAATAGTATTTATGTAAATGAATTCGAACTGTACGCTGATGCTATGAATCTTGATAAAAATCCATATAAAATATTACAAAAATATGAAAACTGAAATCCTGAATATGACTCAACCAAAAAACAAATAAAATTACCTGATAGGATTGATTTAGAAACTACAAAAATAAAAGCTGATTATGAACAAATAGTTGATGAAAATGGAAAGGTTACTCAACCACTTACTGACAAAGATGTTGAAATTTTATTAGTGCATACTGATGAAAATGGGAGAAGATATCCACTTAAACCAAAAAAACCAAAAATCACTATTCCGGGATTACATAAACAACAAGATAACAAAAATCAAAAACCAAAAGTAGCAGTTGAAATTGCTGAATGATGATCAGATTCATCTGAAAAACTAAAAATTAAAGATAATTTAAAAGTATTTGTAAAAGGTAATTTAAGTCCTGAAATAAAAAAAATATTAGATGAATTTAAAAAAGATTATAAAGCATTATTTAATAAAGAATTAAGTTATCAATCTTTTGATAAAGATGCTGAATTAAAGAATAATGTTATTTTAGATTTATCAAATAAAAACATTAATGGTTTTGATAATGAAACATATAAAATGTCTATTGAAGATAATGTAATTATCACAGCAACACACAAGACAGGCGCAAATTGAGCAACAAGAACATTTTTACAAATGTTGCTATTAGATAAAGATTTCAGTATTCCAAAAGGAATAATGAAAGATTACCCTAAATACAAAGTTAGAGGTTTTTCTATTGATGTTGGTCGTAAACCAATTTCAATGCAACTTTTAAAGGATATTGTTAAACAAATGTCTTGGTATAAACTAAATGAGCTTCAAGTACATTTATCAGATAATTTAATTCAACTTGATGATTATTCATCGGAAAAAAATACAGAAAAAGATATTGAAAATAGTTTTAATGCATATTCAGGATGAAGGTTAGAATCAAGTAAATATAAAGAAATTAATGGTAAAAAACATTACTTACATAATGAAGATTATCACTATACTAAAAAAGAATTTAAAGAATTTATGAATTATGCACATGAATATGGTGTAAATATTGTTCCTGAATTAGACTTCCCAGCGCACGCTCTTTCAATCACTAAAATTTGAAAAAAATTTGCTATTAAACAATTTAATGATAAAAGTCAATATGGAAGCCTACATAAACCTTTAACAGATCATATTGATATTAAGAAAGAAGGTGCAAAAAAACTTATTAAAGAAATTTTAGATGATTATACCAAAGATGGTGCAATATTTGATAAAGCTTCAGGCACAACTGTTCATATGGGTGCAGATGAATTTTATGTCGATCATGATGCGTATTATGATTTTGTTAATGAAATGTTTAAATATTTTATAGATAAAGGTATTCAAGTTCGCTTATGAGGTAGTTTTTCGGCATTTAGATCAAAAACTAGATTTATAAAACCAGAGTATCGAGATAAAGTTCAAATGAGTATTTGAAATATAGGATTTTCACATCCGCAAGATATGTACAATGATGGTTATAACATTATAAATGTAATTGATTCACCAGGATATATAGTTCCAGATGGAGAAGGACAAAAAGGCCCATACAAAGACTTTTTAGATAACTCTAAGGTATATCAAGAATATGAGGCTAATACTTACTTATGATTAAACGGAAAAGTAGAACACAAGGTAGAACTACCATCAGGTTCAGATCAGGTTTTGGGTGGAATGTTTGCTTTATGAGGCGATAAACTCCTAGATACAAGAGCAACAGGGTTAAATGAATATGACCTATATGAAAGATTCAAAGATGCTGCTCCTTATTATGCAACTAAATTATGAGGAATTGGTTCAGATGGTTTAGATTCAGATTTTGAAGATTATAAAAATAATATTGTTAATAAACTAGGACAAGCTCCAGGAATTAATCCTGAACATAAAATTAGTTTAAATAAAAATCAAAGACAATACTTTAAATATGATTTTAAAGGAAAAACAAAAGAAGAAAAATTATTAGATAAAACTGGTGATTTTGGAATTTTAAATCTATCTAATAATGTTGAATTAGTGGATGATGAAGGTATAAATGCACTTAAAATAAATGATAAAACATCAAAAGTTAATTTAAATCTTGGTTTAATCGGTTTTGATAACAAGATCTCATTTAAAATCAAAAGATCTAAGCCCAAAACTGATCAAGAAGAAGAAGTGATATTTAGTGCAGATGCTCCATATGGACAAATTGCTATTAAAGCAAAACAAAAAGGTTCAAAGAATTTTGGATTTAGTCGTGAGTTAATGGATTATACTTTTAATTATGAATTACCTTATGATAAATGAGTAAATATTGAATTAGTAAGTGAATTTGATAAAGATAAAAAGCTCGCTAAAACAAAATTATTTGTTGATGGAAAAGAAACTGGTGGTGAGGCAATCGGAACAAATGGTTCAATGAAATATAATTACAATACAAATAAACCAGAAATTCATACATTTAAAAATTCATCATTATTTTTACCTTTAGATTATATTGGAGATGGTAAAAACACATTTAGTCGTTTGATAACCGATATTGAACATGTAAGCAAATTTAAAGATGATAAAAATAAAACAAAATATGAAGCACTAGATAAAATTCAACCAAAGTTAACAACAGTAAAAGTAAATAAAGTTGAAATTAATGATATTAACATCTCAAATATTGATGAAGCAAAATATGACTATCAATCGAAAATACTTCATAAATATAGTGATTTTATTGTAGTGAACATAACTATTAGTGATAAAACAAATAAAGATATTTTTATATCAAAAAACTTTGCATTAACTTTACACAGTACTGAACTAGCTCAAACAAAACAAACAATTGAAGCTATTAAAGGTTCAAGTGAGTATAATGAATTATTAAAATCTTTAAATAAAGAAGAAACAACTATTGAACAATTAAATAGTATAAATCTTAGGGCGAATGAAATACTTAAGAATCAAAAACAAAAAACTTTTAATCTTTTAAATCAATTAAAAAATGATAATAACTTAAAGCCAGAATTAAAAAATAAATTAGATCAAGCAAAAAGTTATAATGAACTGTTAGAATTAAATAAAGAAATTTCAAAAGCTCTAGAGCAACAAAATCTAAAGTCAATAGAGAAGCCAAAAGAACCTCAAAAACCAAAAACACCAGATAAGCCAATTGACAAACCAAAAACACAAAATAAAAAAACAAAGGAAATTTCAAAAAAATCAATATCTGGTATTATAATTGGCATCATTGTCTCTATTATTACTTTATTACTAATAATTAGTGGAATTTACTTTATCAAAACAAAGAAAAACAAAAATAAAAACTAA